Within the Echinicola sp. 20G genome, the region AGAAAACTAAAGGATCTTGATTCCATTACCATTGTTTCGGAGGATGAAAATGCTTTGAAGAAATTTATCAAAAGTAGATTCAACATTATTAAGGCAGCTGGAGGAGTGGTAACCAAAGGGGAAAAGGTGTTGTTTATTCACCGATTAGGAAAGTGGGATTTGCCCAAGGGTAAATTTGAAAAAGGTGAATCTCCGGAGCAATGTGCTGTTCGTGAAGTAGAAGAGGAATGCGCGATTACGGTGAAGAGGGGTGAAGAAATCTGTAAAACCTGGCATACTTACACGCACAATAGGAAGAGTATCCTGAAAAAAACCTATTGGTATGCGATGGAAGTGAAAGATGATAGCAAGATGAAGCCACAAACTGAGGAAGGTATTGATGATATCAAGTGGCTGATGCATCATGAAGCCAAGATAGCCTTGGTCAATTCATATCCTTCAATGCGGTACCTTTATAAGAAGTTTTTGAAAATGGTGCCTAAGGTTCAGACCTCGTAAGGCAGGAATTCACTTACATTGCCACCATAACGGTGTACCTCCCTGATTACGGTTGAACTCACAGCGGCATATTGAGGGGAAGTGATCAGGAATACGGTCTCCAGGTTTTCGTTTAGAAACCTGTTCATTTGTGAAATGGTATTTTCATATTCAAAGTCAGTGGTGTTCCTCAATCCTCTAATCAAAAAGTTGGCTTCGTGTTTTTTGGCCAAGTTGGAGGTCAGTTCGTTATATACCACTACTTTGACATTGGGAGTGTCTTTATAAACACTTTCGATTTTTTTTACCATCAAGTCAATGTCAAAATACCTTGACTTTTTGGAGGAATTGTAGCCTATACTGATGACAATTTCGTCAAAGATGTCCAATCCTCTCATTACGATGTCATGGTGCCCATTGGTGTATGGGTCAAATGATCCCGGGAAGATGGCTGTCTTTTTCATTCGGATAGGTTTTAGTTTGTCCAGTATGCGGACAGCTTTTGGGTTTCTTTGAAGCTCTCTGCTCCCAAGAGATAGTTTTGGTTTGTCTTTGGTGTGCTTAATGCCAAGTTTTTGAAGTATTGATGAAGTACTTCTTCTTGTACATTGATATCGGTAAGATTGCCGAAAAGTGTAATTTTACAGTGCATCCGATCAAAAGCCAACTGATGGAGAACACTAAAGGTATATTTTAAGAATTCCTGATTGCTGGAAACTTCAAACCTATTGAAGAACTTCAGTTCTTTATTGGAAAATCCAGCAACATAGATCTGATGGTCTTCAATGACCACGGAAATTTCCTGGTTGAGCATTTCGGATCTTTCATGAAGCAGGTAATCCAATGCAATCACCGCACCATGTGCCATGTTTAAATCAGCAATCCTTTTAGAGAAGATTTTGGCCATGCTCTTTTCAAGTCCACCGACCACTACGGTTTTATTGTTGTCTACTCCGGTTTGGAAAACCTCATGGTCTTCTATAGGGGTGCTGAAGTTAAGATAAGTGTCTTTTTCATTGGGATCGAAAAGCATGCCTGGCACCAGACAAAAGCATTCATTAAAGACAAAAAGTGTGGCTTTAGCTTTGGAGGCACTGATGAAAGGGTCTTTTTTTAAGGTAAACTCCAGCTCTTCCAGTTCTACAAAAGGATAGGAGTTAACACCCATGATTGAATCGTTTTGGTTTTTGGCAATAACGATCAATTTTTCAGGGTATAATAAAAGCGATAAACTTGATGTAGCTGTTACATCAAGTTTATCGCTATGAAATTCTGTATGTGTATTTTTAACGGTAGTCGTCAAAATTATTCCCAGTTACCTGAAGTAGATGCGTCAGTTTTAGATCCTACTCTCAAGGCCTTTTCGTTGTTATTGGCTCTTCTAGTTGGATTTACTGGAGCAGGGTCTCTGATCTCAAATACATCGATCAAGATTTTGTTGGCACCTCTTTCGATTTTGTCAGCATGGAATTCAAAAGTTTCTCCACCTGAACCCGGTACAACATTGAGTGCTTCAAGGTTAAACTCTGGATATTTTCTTTCGTTGAAAAGAGAGTCCATCACGTTTACCGAACCTAAAGTGTCATAAGTAACAGTGATTTCTTCCTTACCATAATCCAATAGTTTAACTTCTTCAGATTTCTGAACGATAAAAATTTGACCATCTTCAATGAACTTCTTCAATTCAGGCCAGCTTCCGGCATATTCACCATTGGAGGCGAGATAAGCGATTTCTGCATCTCTTAGCATTTGTAGTTTTTCGATTACTCTTGCTTCGATACGTGCAATTCTCTTTTCTTCTTGCATTACATCGTCTACTCCTTTGTAGAGCTTATAACCTACTGCAAGGGCAGCCAGTAGAAAGACAATAGATAAGATTCTAGTCAAATTCATTTTTCAGTCGATTTATACTTCTTATATAAAGGTTGATGGTATATAATAAGATGCTATTTTATGCATTTATTTTCAAAATTAAAATATCCTTTCCATATTCTTATATCATTGACCGATTTTATCTTCCAAAAAAGATGATGTTTTTCTTCTTTTTTTATTTCAGATATTTCCTCGATACTCATAAACTTAACTTCCTCAATGAGTTGCTTGTTTTCGGAGAGCTCCGGGTCAATTCCCTTGATTAGATCCCCGGATTTTTTACTTACCTCAAAATACAGCTCAATGGCATGAAGAGGAGGTTGTAGGAATTCTGAAACGGTCAGGAATTTTTTCACTTCAATTTCCAAACCTGTTTCTTCCAGAAATTCCCGCTTAAGGTTGTCTGTAGCATTGGTGTTGTAATCCATTCCTCCACCGGGGACGTTCCAGAAACTTTTATTGAGGCCCATCTGGTGCTTGATCATCAATATTTTATCATTTTCAATGAGAACACCATTTACCCGGGTGCGCAATCTACCTCCAAATTTCTCGTTAATTTCTTTTTCTATATTCTGCATATTAGCTGTAGATTCGCTGTTGATGAATAAAGATAAGGAACATATCCCAAAGCCATCTGCCCTGATCAGGCAAAATTTCCCTCATGAACCGACGCAAGGCCAGCAGTATTTTTTTCAGCAAATGGATTTGTTTTTTGGAGAAGATATTGACCAAAAGCCTACTTTTATTTTGAGAGGGTATGCAGGTACTGGAAAGACTTCGGTGATTGCGGCGGTAGTGAAATCCTTGTCCAAACTTAATTTCAGGTCATTGTTATTGGCACCAACAGGAAGGGCAGCCAAGGTGATGTCTACTTATTCTGGAAGGATGGGCTTCACCATCCATAAAATCATTTATCGCCCCAAGAATGAGGAAGGAATGATGGGGGCTGGATTTGACCTGCAAAAGAATTATTATAAAAACACCGTATTCATAGTGGATGAAGCCTCCATGCTTGCGGATGATGCGATGGGCGGAAGTAACCTGTTGAGGGATTTGGTGCAGTTTGTCTTCCAACATCAATCGAACCGTTTGATTCTCATTGGAGACACGGCGCAGTTGCCACCGGTCAGTAGCAAAAACAGCCCGGCTCTGGATAAGAATTATCTGGTACATCACTATGGATTGGATGTGTTGGAGTCCGAGCTGACAGAAGTGATGCGGCAGCAACTTGATTCAGGAATCTTGTTTAATGCAACGACCCTCAGGTGTGAGGTGGTCAAAAAAGATCCGGTCATTTCTTTCCAGGTGAAAGGCTATCCTGACTTTTACCGCATGACCAGTGAGCGCTTGGAAGATGGCCTAAGGTATGCTTATGATAAATATGGTGTGGAAAACACCATCGTCATTACCCGGTCCAACAAAACGGCGGTGCAGTACAACCAATATATCCGGCAAGCCATTCACTTTTATGAGGAGGAAATTTCCACGGGAGATATGTTGATGATCGTTAGAAACAATTATACTTATATGGCGGAGTCTGACAAGGTGAGTTTCCTGGCCAATGGTGATTTTGTGGAAGTGGTCAAGATCAGGTCATTTGAAGAGATGTACGGTTTGCGGTTTGCTACCTTGGAGTTAAGGTTGATTGATTACCCTGAAGAACCTTTTTTTGAAGCCAAGGTGATATTGGATACTTTGTACACCTCCTCCACTTCACTGGGCGCAGAAGAGTCTAGAGAGCTTTATCGGCAAGTGGTAGAGGATTATGCCGGGGTGGAGAACAAGAAGGAGCGAAGGGAGTATATCAAAAAGGATCCTTATTTGAATGCCCTGCAGGTAAAGTTTGCATACGCCCTGACCTGTCACAAAAGCCAAGGTGGGCAGTGGAGTGCTGTCTTTGTGGATCAAGGGTATGTGACCGAGGATCAGTTGGATACTGAATATATCCGCTGGTTGTATACTGCGCTGACGAGGGCCACGGATGAACTGTTTCTAGTGAATTTTAATCCGAAGTTTTTCGTTAATGCATAAAGCTTGACTAGAAAATTGGTCAGATAATTTCTCGTCAACTTGATTATTCATTAAAAAATCGAAACTTTTACAATTGGAATCGTTCTAAAGAAAGGGGCAATATGCGAAAGTGAAGTCCCGTTTTGGAATGGTAATTGAGAACAGACTTAATAGTTAGCAATTAAATACAAACTAAGATGAAAAAGTTAATTCTAGTGTTTGTCGTTGCTTTTGCTGCAATTGCAGTTCAGGCACAGGCGCAAGGTGTGGCTGAAAAAGCCGAAGCCAAGAAAGAAGAGGTGAAAGGCCCAGTGATCACCTTTGAAGAAACCGAAAAGGACTTTGGTGAAATCACACAAGGAACCAAGGTGGAGCATACTTTTAAGTTTACCAATACGGGAACTGAAGTGTTGAAGCTCTCCAATGTCGCAGCTACTTGTGGCTGTACGGTGCCTAAGTGGCCAAAAGAGCCTATCGCTCCAGGGAAGTCTGGTGAAATTAAAGTAACCTTTAATTCAGCTGGAAAAATGGGCAACCAAAGAAGTATCGTAAGAATTTACTCCAATGCTTCTGAACCCATTGAGAAAGTAGCTTTGATTTCAAACGTTATTAAGAAAGGTTAATCAAGCCTTTTACCATACATTAACCAAAAGCAGGACTTTAAAGTCCTGCTTTTTTTATGCCTGGATTTTCATTAAAAGATGGTATTGGTAAAAGCTATCTTGACCTTCATCTGAAAGTTTTTGATCACTTTGAAGATCTCTATCAGGGTGACTTTTTCAATTTTGGTAAGACTTTCTATGCTGACAAAGTTTTCAGGTTCTACCTTATCCAGCATGATTTGTTTTGCTTGTCGGTCTAACCTGAGCCCCATCAGGTAATAATAGGCCTGTTTAAGCTCTAAAAGTTCTTCTTCGGTGATGATGTCATTCTCCGCCAAGGCTTCCAATCTTTTACCGGTATTGGTGAGGAAGATTTTGTTTTTTAAAGCAAACACTCGGGTGATGTCCACTATTGGTGTCATGGCTTTTTTGATATCAAACACTTTTTGTTCTCCTACCGTAAAGGTCCTGATTCCGCGGAAGAAAGTCAGGGGCGGCTCATATTGCAAAGCATTAGTGGCCATGTTATAGAAAAACCTTTCCAAGGGAGCTTCCAATTGCTGTCCCATGTATTCATGGAGTTCGTCCAAAATACTGAAATCACCATAAATGGGCCTTTTATCAAAAAAGGTGGAATACTTCATGACCGTTTCTTGGGTAGATTCCATCATCCAAGCGTCATAGTTGCGCTTCCAATGGGAGAGAGAATGGGTCCATTTGGGGTTTTTAGCCATAAAGCCTCCCTTGCAAAAGCTAAAGCCTATGGCGTTAAGGTTTTCGGATACCTTATCTGCAAAGTCCAAGAAATACTCCCTGACAAGTTCCCTTTGTTCATTGGCTTTGTCTTCATAGATGATGGCATTGTCCTGGTCGGTTTTGAGGGTTTGCTCCTTTCTTCCCTCACTGCCTAAAGTCATAAAAACAAACTTGGACGGGGGAGGTCCCACCTGATGGATGACATCATCGATGACACGCAAGGCAATGGTGTCCGACACCGTGGTGACGACTTCATTTACCGTTTCGGACCTGACGCCCCTTTGCAGGAGTTGTTCCACAATGGCCGGAACCTGGGCCCACTTTTCCTTAAGTTCAGGGATGGAAGTGGCCTGTTTTACGGACTGGATAAACAGGAAAGGAGATTGGGACTGCTCACTTAATAATTTATTCCTGGAGATAAAGCCGACATATTTCCCGTTTTTGGAAACCAAGAGGTACCTTGTTTTGGTCTGGAACATCAGGAGGAGGGATTCATAAATATAGGCCTCTGTGTCAATGGAAACCATATCGCTTTTCATGACTTCCCGAATAGGTGCAGAAGTAGGCATGTTTTTCCCAATCACCAGGTCCCTTAAGGTGATGTCTGTAGCATAGCCCACGATCTCCCCAGCGTCATTGGTGACAAAGATACAACTGGTCTTTTCCTCAGTCATCAGCTGGGCTGCTTCCATAATGGGGGTGTTTTCTGGACAAGTGACCAGTTCCCTTGGGTTTAGCGCATCCACTTTGTGTGCATAAAAACTATCCGAGGTAATGTTGTTTTGCTGGGGATAGTAAGTGGCTCCCTTGATAAAGTGGACAAACTCCGGATCTAACATTCTTTCTCCAAACTCTCTGACGAAATGGTTTCTAAAAGAGGGTGCCTCTTCGCAGAGTTTGAAGAAGTCGTCTTTTCCGATTCTCAGGACTTTGGTGTCCGGGAGGGTGTCCACCGTTTGAAGAGAAATGCCTTTGTTATAGAGGTAGGAGATGCCTCCGAACCACACGCCAGGCCCATAAATTTCCACCCTGCGTTTTTTTTGGTTTCGGTCGTAGAAATACCCCTCGTAACCACCCTCCAGAACAAAGTCAAAACCTTCCATGCCAGAGTGGTTCTGGAGGTAAAGCCGATGTGCTTTGGGATAGGCTACATCCTTGAACAATGGCCTGAGCCATGTTTTGGTTTCATCAGGAAGAGACTGAAAGGGGGCGGTGGAATCCAACATGGACGCTTTTTTTTAATTGATTTATCAAAAATGTGAAATTCCTCAGTTTAAACTAAAGTACTTGAGTTCCCCATAAAGTACAAAGCTTTTGGGCAGAATATAGGATAGTGGATGATAAAAATATAATTCGTGCCTTTGCCCAGAACCTTTTTTTGGGGCTAAATGTTTATTCAACTTATTCAAAGCTACTAGAAAACCATTTTACAACCATGAGCAATAAAGAATTGACGTTTATTTTTGATATGAATGGGACGATCATTGATGACATGCACTTCCACACCAAGGCATGGCATAAGCTGTTCAATGAAGATTTGGGCGCTACCATTTCCTGGGATGATGTGAAGTTGGAAATGTATGGCAAGAACCCCGAAGTATTGGATCGGGTATTTGGCCAAGGATATTTTTCTGAAAATGAGGCGGCCAAATGGTCCATGGAGAAGGAAAGAAGGTACCAAGAGGAGTACTTGCCTCATTTGGCCTTGATCAAAGGCTTGGACACTTTCTTTGAAAAGGCACAAGCAGCAGGGGTCAGAATGGCCATTGGATCAGCCGCGATTCCCTATAATGTAGACTTTGTGTTGGACAACCTTAATATCAGAAAGTACTTTTCTACCATAATCACAGCTGATGATGTAAAGGTCAGCAAACCTCATCCGGAAACCTTCCAGCTCGGTGCGGAGGCTTTGGGTGTGGAGCCAGAAGACTGTATCGTTTTCGAGGATGCCCCCAAAGGCGTGGAGGCTGCCCAGAATGCCGGGATGAAAGCCGTGGTGCTGACCACCGCCCACCCCAAAGAAGATTTCGAGCAGTATCACAATATCCTGGCCTTTATCGAAGATTATGAAGATCCGTTTATCAAAGATTTGATTTAAGGGGAGAGATAGATAAATACCCCTAAGAAGTAAATGCATAAGCTTACTTCTTAGGGGTATTTTATTATAAACAAACTCCTGTCATTACAGATTGGTGAGGATAGGTTGAGGTAAGTAAAAATTACGCTCATTTCGATTCCTTTCAAGAAGTAGGTGGGGAGATCTGTCTTAATTGCCACAGAACATCAACCATACAATCCAAAAACCACCTTGCTTTTCCGCCCAATTGGCCAAAAACACAAAAGGGGAAAAGCTTTTTCCATAATTACCCCATTCCCACAATCAATTCGTTCAACACTGCATTAAGGCCTGCCTCATGTGGAGGTTTCCCGTTTTGGAAGGCTTGGGCTGTTCCAGCCGTCATAACGTTCCGGCTAAAGAGAGTTGCCATCCCTTAGGGAAGTTATGATTGTTCAGCTATTGTTAGTGGCTGGTTATTGTTCAAAATTTTTCGTTTCAGTTCTATTAAATGATGCTAATGTCATGTCAAAGCCATAGTGCTTTTTGATTTTAACATTATCAAGTCGATTCACCCTTAACTCTTTTCCTTTCAAACTTTCATATACTTCGCTTGTCAATCCATCATTTGCAAAAAATGAACTTGGTCGAATTGTGATGTCTAAGCTTGTAATTCCATTTGTAGTGTTTAAACTAATTCCTTCTATTTCAGCAACACCATCAATTTCTTGAATATCAGAAATTATACTTTCAAAAGTTGTCATGTTTTCATTTAAAGTTTTCTCAAGCTGTTCGGCTTGTGCTTCAAAATCACTCATATTGTTTGTAGTATTTAGGCGAGATGACAGGTTCAGAATTATGAAAAGAGCAATAATTCCAGAAGCAATGAAGTAGTATGTTTTTAGTTTCTTATTTGGGTATACGAAATTGGTCTTTTCGCTATTTTCAGAGCTGACAAATGACTTAGTTATTAAGTCATGGAAACTTCTTCTTCGTTCTTTATCAGTTATTAAAAAGTAAAAGATCCCTATATAGTATGCATACCTTAATCCAGATAATATACCGAAAGAGTTAAAAGACATATTATCCAAAATGTTGAGCAAAAAGAATGGGGCAATTAACAGGCTATATCGAACTAAAGAATTGGTGAATTTTAAAGATTGAAAATTGTAGTCCACAACCTTTATATGCATTACATTCTTACCGATTGTCTTTTTACCGATTGAGCTATTAAAAACAGCAAAGTATCCAAGAATAATTATCATACTAAGAATCGGTTCCCAAGGTGTCTTAACTAGTGGAGTACCAATAAGTAAAAATCCAGTTAAGTAGCTTAATCCAGACAAAATAGCTAAGTCAATTAAGAGTGCGATTATTCTTTTTGCCACGGGAGAGAGTTCTGTCTCTTTTTTTCTCACCTCTTCAATGACTTTCTTTTCTTCTATACGTGTTTCAATTATTTCAACCGCAGACTTCTGCTCCTCGGAAAGTTCTACTTGTCGTTCTTTTAAAAGTTGAGTCGCAGCTATAACTGCATCTTCTGTATATGATTTGGTATCATTTAAAATTCGTTCAAGTTCAGAATCTGCCTTCTTTTGAAATTTCTTGTAGAAGTAGTTGTTCTCCATATTTCTTATTTGCCGCTAACGTTAAGCTATGATGAGTGGGGATTAAATAGCACTAACCTCTCGTCTCATACATAGCCACATCTTGATTTAAATTTAAAACTTGTGGGGGACTTTCCAATCCCCACAAAACTATCCTGACCGATAAAACCCCATTGATACATAGCATGTGTTAGCCACTTTTTTAGATTTTATAGACAACTTCCAGCGTTGAATTTATCCGATCAGTCAGCATTTCAATTAGCTCTGCGTCCAAATATTCGTATTCATCTTCGATGTGCAGAACTTCAATTTCAGGAAGTTCTAAGTGTCTAAAAGTTCTAGAAATTCGTCCACCTTGACCGTCTTCCATTACAAATATCATATCTGCCCATTCAATATCACGATCTTTGATTTGGCGTTCACTTTTTGGGCTTAGTCCAACTGAGCGTATGTTGAAACGTTGATCGTTCTTAAATATGTGTTCAGCAGTTCTGCTTCTTCGTTTATTACGACCACAGACGACTAAAAGATTGGGACGTTCGTTCATATCATTCGGTTTCTAAGTGGACAATTAGTGTATCATTCATAACCGAAAATGCATTTTTACTGAAGTTGTAATTGGAATCTGCTTTTTGCTTGTAGATGATTTGATCGTCATCAAATTCAAGTGTTAATTTGAAGT harbors:
- a CDS encoding NUDIX hydrolase, encoding MRIFINDKPLDILSPMHLPQDRTFECVYDNPKDLPPYADFHDDVLIAHPSHDIIIKLLYLLRTRKLKDLDSITIVSEDENALKKFIKSRFNIIKAAGGVVTKGEKVLFIHRLGKWDLPKGKFEKGESPEQCAVREVEEECAITVKRGEEICKTWHTYTHNRKSILKKTYWYAMEVKDDSKMKPQTEEGIDDIKWLMHHEAKIALVNSYPSMRYLYKKFLKMVPKVQTS
- the coaD gene encoding pantetheine-phosphate adenylyltransferase, which produces MKKTAIFPGSFDPYTNGHHDIVMRGLDIFDEIVISIGYNSSKKSRYFDIDLMVKKIESVYKDTPNVKVVVYNELTSNLAKKHEANFLIRGLRNTTDFEYENTISQMNRFLNENLETVFLITSPQYAAVSSTVIREVHRYGGNVSEFLPYEV
- a CDS encoding DUF3822 family protein → MTTTVKNTHTEFHSDKLDVTATSSLSLLLYPEKLIVIAKNQNDSIMGVNSYPFVELEELEFTLKKDPFISASKAKATLFVFNECFCLVPGMLFDPNEKDTYLNFSTPIEDHEVFQTGVDNNKTVVVGGLEKSMAKIFSKRIADLNMAHGAVIALDYLLHERSEMLNQEISVVIEDHQIYVAGFSNKELKFFNRFEVSSNQEFLKYTFSVLHQLAFDRMHCKITLFGNLTDINVQEEVLHQYFKNLALSTPKTNQNYLLGAESFKETQKLSAYWTN
- a CDS encoding NUDIX domain-containing protein, whose protein sequence is MQNIEKEINEKFGGRLRTRVNGVLIENDKILMIKHQMGLNKSFWNVPGGGMDYNTNATDNLKREFLEETGLEIEVKKFLTVSEFLQPPLHAIELYFEVSKKSGDLIKGIDPELSENKQLIEEVKFMSIEEISEIKKEEKHHLFWKIKSVNDIRIWKGYFNFENKCIK
- a CDS encoding ATP-dependent RecD-like DNA helicase, which codes for MNKDKEHIPKPSALIRQNFPHEPTQGQQYFFQQMDLFFGEDIDQKPTFILRGYAGTGKTSVIAAVVKSLSKLNFRSLLLAPTGRAAKVMSTYSGRMGFTIHKIIYRPKNEEGMMGAGFDLQKNYYKNTVFIVDEASMLADDAMGGSNLLRDLVQFVFQHQSNRLILIGDTAQLPPVSSKNSPALDKNYLVHHYGLDVLESELTEVMRQQLDSGILFNATTLRCEVVKKDPVISFQVKGYPDFYRMTSERLEDGLRYAYDKYGVENTIVITRSNKTAVQYNQYIRQAIHFYEEEISTGDMLMIVRNNYTYMAESDKVSFLANGDFVEVVKIRSFEEMYGLRFATLELRLIDYPEEPFFEAKVILDTLYTSSTSLGAEESRELYRQVVEDYAGVENKKERREYIKKDPYLNALQVKFAYALTCHKSQGGQWSAVFVDQGYVTEDQLDTEYIRWLYTALTRATDELFLVNFNPKFFVNA
- a CDS encoding DUF1573 domain-containing protein, giving the protein MKKLILVFVVAFAAIAVQAQAQGVAEKAEAKKEEVKGPVITFEETEKDFGEITQGTKVEHTFKFTNTGTEVLKLSNVAATCGCTVPKWPKEPIAPGKSGEIKVTFNSAGKMGNQRSIVRIYSNASEPIEKVALISNVIKKG
- a CDS encoding DUF294 nucleotidyltransferase-like domain-containing protein; this encodes MLDSTAPFQSLPDETKTWLRPLFKDVAYPKAHRLYLQNHSGMEGFDFVLEGGYEGYFYDRNQKKRRVEIYGPGVWFGGISYLYNKGISLQTVDTLPDTKVLRIGKDDFFKLCEEAPSFRNHFVREFGERMLDPEFVHFIKGATYYPQQNNITSDSFYAHKVDALNPRELVTCPENTPIMEAAQLMTEEKTSCIFVTNDAGEIVGYATDITLRDLVIGKNMPTSAPIREVMKSDMVSIDTEAYIYESLLLMFQTKTRYLLVSKNGKYVGFISRNKLLSEQSQSPFLFIQSVKQATSIPELKEKWAQVPAIVEQLLQRGVRSETVNEVVTTVSDTIALRVIDDVIHQVGPPPSKFVFMTLGSEGRKEQTLKTDQDNAIIYEDKANEQRELVREYFLDFADKVSENLNAIGFSFCKGGFMAKNPKWTHSLSHWKRNYDAWMMESTQETVMKYSTFFDKRPIYGDFSILDELHEYMGQQLEAPLERFFYNMATNALQYEPPLTFFRGIRTFTVGEQKVFDIKKAMTPIVDITRVFALKNKIFLTNTGKRLEALAENDIITEEELLELKQAYYYLMGLRLDRQAKQIMLDKVEPENFVSIESLTKIEKVTLIEIFKVIKNFQMKVKIAFTNTIF
- a CDS encoding HAD family phosphatase produces the protein MSNKELTFIFDMNGTIIDDMHFHTKAWHKLFNEDLGATISWDDVKLEMYGKNPEVLDRVFGQGYFSENEAAKWSMEKERRYQEEYLPHLALIKGLDTFFEKAQAAGVRMAIGSAAIPYNVDFVLDNLNIRKYFSTIITADDVKVSKPHPETFQLGAEALGVEPEDCIVFEDAPKGVEAAQNAGMKAVVLTTAHPKEDFEQYHNILAFIEDYEDPFIKDLI
- a CDS encoding RDD family protein, giving the protein MENNYFYKKFQKKADSELERILNDTKSYTEDAVIAATQLLKERQVELSEEQKSAVEIIETRIEEKKVIEEVRKKETELSPVAKRIIALLIDLAILSGLSYLTGFLLIGTPLVKTPWEPILSMIIILGYFAVFNSSIGKKTIGKNVMHIKVVDYNFQSLKFTNSLVRYSLLIAPFFLLNILDNMSFNSFGILSGLRYAYYIGIFYFLITDKERRRSFHDLITKSFVSSENSEKTNFVYPNKKLKTYYFIASGIIALFIILNLSSRLNTTNNMSDFEAQAEQLEKTLNENMTTFESIISDIQEIDGVAEIEGISLNTTNGITSLDITIRPSSFFANDGLTSEVYESLKGKELRVNRLDNVKIKKHYGFDMTLASFNRTETKNFEQ
- a CDS encoding protein-tyrosine-phosphatase codes for the protein MNERPNLLVVCGRNKRRSRTAEHIFKNDQRFNIRSVGLSPKSERQIKDRDIEWADMIFVMEDGQGGRISRTFRHLELPEIEVLHIEDEYEYLDAELIEMLTDRINSTLEVVYKI